The Sulfurimonas sp. genome window below encodes:
- a CDS encoding DnaJ domain-containing protein — MHISLEKNAIVFRIRDDSSNLFPMMHFIKNSFKNVKYLSNLTVVSNTQDELIRKRYLLKWAYKIFYKSNEYKGSINFKQLSKNLSLPIHIINTNNKHIEKTISITIDHINTNNELKIRCNEYHPMIIDTFEKLFKNSISFSMERRIFKIKITTKYELAILKSLLSRKKISGVSVIFITHSLNFSKLHGHEIKSEEEIYKQKLQKSFKVLGITPNSTSKEIKDNYRKMLRQYHPDKVSNKGVETVNLYTKRFQIIQEAYDLVKESLKH, encoded by the coding sequence ATGCATATATCTTTAGAAAAAAATGCAATTGTATTTAGAATAAGAGATGATTCATCCAACCTCTTTCCTATGATGCACTTTATAAAAAACAGCTTTAAAAATGTTAAATATCTTTCAAACTTAACAGTTGTATCCAACACTCAAGACGAACTTATAAGAAAAAGATACCTGCTTAAATGGGCATACAAAATCTTTTACAAGAGTAATGAATACAAAGGTTCTATCAACTTTAAACAACTTAGCAAAAATCTATCTCTTCCTATCCATATAATAAATACAAACAATAAACATATAGAAAAGACAATCAGCATAACGATAGATCATATAAACACTAATAATGAGCTAAAAATTAGATGTAACGAGTATCACCCAATGATCATAGATACATTTGAGAAACTATTTAAAAATTCTATCTCATTTAGCATGGAGAGAAGAATTTTCAAAATTAAAATTACAACAAAATATGAGCTTGCAATTTTAAAAAGCTTACTTAGTAGAAAAAAAATCTCAGGTGTATCAGTTATATTTATAACTCATAGTTTAAACTTTTCCAAACTTCATGGGCATGAAATAAAATCAGAAGAAGAGATATATAAACAAAAACTACAGAAATCTTTTAAAGTACTTGGAATTACTCCAAACAGTACAAGCAAAGAGATAAAAGATAACTATAGAAAAATGCTTAGACAGTATCACCCTGATAAAGTTTCCAATAAAGGTGTTGAGACAGTAAATCTATATACAAAAAGGTTTCAAATAATACAAGAAGCCTATGATTTAGTAAAAGAAAGCCTCAAACACTAA
- a CDS encoding chemotaxis protein CheW: MSEQEQTKQLNTSSRYLTFFVDGEQYGVDISRIKEIIAPINITHIPKTPVYVKGVINLRGSVIPVVDVRLKFGMEEKEMDMESAIIIYEVNKVSIGFIVDNVEDVLSIDSKNISDSPSFGSGIDTSFIESVAEVDNEVIMLLNLEKIFEADELLNISKLEGEDNSVKAAEQ, from the coding sequence ATGAGTGAGCAAGAACAAACAAAACAGTTAAATACTTCAAGTAGGTATCTTACGTTCTTTGTAGATGGTGAACAATACGGTGTAGACATCTCAAGAATTAAAGAGATAATAGCTCCAATAAACATAACACATATACCAAAAACACCTGTTTATGTAAAAGGGGTTATAAATTTACGCGGTTCAGTTATACCTGTAGTTGACGTAAGACTAAAATTCGGTATGGAAGAAAAAGAGATGGATATGGAAAGTGCCATAATTATCTATGAAGTTAATAAAGTTTCAATAGGTTTCATTGTTGATAATGTTGAAGATGTATTATCTATTGACTCTAAAAATATATCAGATTCTCCTAGCTTTGGAAGTGGTATTGACACTTCATTTATTGAAAGTGTTGCGGAGGTTGATAACGAAGTTATAATGCTTCTAAATCTTGAAAAGATTTTTGAGGCTGATGAGTTGTTAAATATAAGTAAACTAGAAGGGGAAGACAATTCAGTGAAAGCGGCAGAGCAATGA
- a CDS encoding response regulator, whose protein sequence is MSKKIILVDDSKTILATAEMALEDLVNSGVISLKTYLNPAELRDALLSGVEDYDLLISDINMPQLNGLDLSAELKQNDKFKNKPILILTTESSAEMKAKGKEIGVTGWLVKPFSDEKLVKAMKMVLGL, encoded by the coding sequence GTGTCTAAAAAAATAATTTTAGTGGATGATTCTAAAACAATTTTGGCAACAGCCGAGATGGCTTTAGAAGATCTTGTAAACAGTGGAGTGATTTCACTTAAAACATACCTAAACCCGGCAGAATTAAGAGATGCACTTTTAAGTGGAGTGGAAGATTATGATCTGCTTATTAGTGATATCAATATGCCACAACTTAACGGTTTGGATCTATCTGCAGAACTAAAACAAAATGATAAGTTTAAAAATAAACCTATTTTGATCTTAACTACTGAGAGCTCTGCAGAGATGAAAGCAAAAGGGAAAGAGATAGGTGTTACTGGATGGCTTGTTAAACCATTTAGTGATGAAAAACTTGTAAAAGCCATGAAGATGGTGTTAGGACTATAA